CCGCACCCTGGAAGAGGTGGGCAAGGAGTTCGGGGTCACCAGGGAACGCATCCGGCAGATTGAGGCCAAGGCCCTGAGAAAGCTCCGCCACCCCAGCCGCAGCCGCCGCCTTAAAGACTACCTGGAGTGAAGTTCCTCAAGGGCTGTCTCCTCTTTCTGGCCCTTGACCTCCTTTTCTCCCTGGCCCTCGCCGGGGCCGCGGCCTATTTCATCACCCGGCCCCCGGCTTCTGTCCGGGACCTTCCGCCATCAGCCACCAGCCCGGAGAAGGCCCAGGCCCTGGAGACAAAGCTAGATGAGTTCGCCCAGGGGCTGGAACAGGCTGGGGAAAGAAAGCCCCTTTCCCTCGTAATCACGGAAGACGAAGCCAGCTCACTCATCGCCAGGGAGCTATCCAGATTCCAGGAGGAG
The Chloroflexota bacterium DNA segment above includes these coding regions:
- a CDS encoding RNA polymerase sigma factor RpoD (sigma factors are initiation factors that promote the attachment of RNA polymerase to specific initiation sites and are then released; primary sigma factor of bacterium), coding for RTLEEVGKEFGVTRERIRQIEAKALRKLRHPSRSRRLKDYLE